In the Populus trichocarpa isolate Nisqually-1 chromosome 1, P.trichocarpa_v4.1, whole genome shotgun sequence genome, one interval contains:
- the LOC18096001 gene encoding protein FATTY ACID EXPORT 4, chloroplastic, with product MSCSFLLIPTKFPTLNSYSKHINSTALLGFSSFSCLRNRRRSNSIATSFSRGRSLGCKCQLADIAPVTSAAYGVILLGGGLFAFSKSGSKGSLFGGLTGAAVMGTAYFLMQAPETKAIGDSLGFGSAFLFSSVFGIRLAATQKLIPSGLLLGLSICALAVFIAAYLQDSLITDLV from the exons ATGTCTTGCTCCTTTTTACTGATTCCCACGAAATTCCCCACATTGAATAGTTACAGCAAACACATAAACTCAACTGCTTTGTTgggtttctcttctttttcttgtttgaggAATAGAAGAAGATCCAATTCCATTGCTACTTCTTTTTCCAGAGGAAGAAGTCTTGGCTGCAAATGTCAGTTGGCAGATATTGCTCCTGTAACCTCTGCTGCCTATGGTGTCATTCTTCTTGGCGGTGGCCTCTTtgcct TCAGTAAATCAGGAAGCAAAGGGTCGCTCTTTGGAGGGTTGACAGGGGCTGCTGTCATGGGAACG GCCTACTTTCTGATGCAAGCTCCAGAGACAAAAGCTATTGGTGATTCCCTCGGGTTTGGATCAGCCTTCCTATTCTCTTCTGTGTTTG GAATACGATTGGCAGCTACCCAAAAACTGATTCCTTCTGGTCTTCTGCTAGGTCTATCTATCTGTGCACTGGCTGTGTTTATTGCAGCATATTTACAGGATAGTCTGATTACTGACCTTGTTTAG
- the LOC7480359 gene encoding probable aquaporin NIP5-1 — translation MPESEAGTPAVSAPNTPGTPGGPLFTGLRVDSLSYSDRKIMPKCKCLPVTAPTWGQPHTCFLDFPAPDVSLTRKLGAEFVGTFILIFAATAGPIVNQKYNNAETLIGNAACAGLAVMIIILSTGHISGAHLNPSLTIAFAALRHFPWVQVPAYIAAQVSASICASFALKGVFHPFMSGGVTVPSVSTGQAFALEFLITFNLLFVVTAVATDTRAVGELAGIAVGATVMLNILVAGPSSGGSMNPVRSLGPAVAAGTYKDIWIYLVAPTLGALVGAATYTAVKLREEEADPPRQVRSFRR, via the exons ATGCCGGAGTCAGAAGCTGGAACGCCGGCGGTGTCGGCACCGAATACGCCGGGGACACCTGGAGGGCCACTTTTTACAGGGCTAAGAGTGGACTCGCTATCCTATTCAGATAGAAAAATAATGCCGAAATGCAAGTGCTTGCCTGTCACTGCTCCAACTTGGGGTCAACCCCACACTTGCTTCCTTGATTTTCCTGCTCCTGATGTTTCTCTTACTCGTAAG CTCGGAGCAGAATTTGTGGGAACCTTCATCCTGATATTTGCAGCAACAGCAGGACCAATAGTGAACCAAAAGTATAATAATGCAGAAACATTGATTGGAAATGCAGCTTGTGCAGGACTAGCAGTGATGATCATAATCCTATCAACTGGGCACATTTCTGGAGCCCATTTGAACCCATCACTCACCATTGCCTTTGCAGCTCTACGCCACTTCCCTTGGGTGCAAGTTCCTGCTTACATTGCAGCACAAGTGTCAGCCTCCATCTGTGCTTCTTTTGCTCTTAAAGGAGTCTTCCATCCCTTCATGTCTGGTGGCGTTACTGTTCCATCTGTGAGCACTGGCCAAGCTTTTGCACTCGAGTTCCTCATCACTTTCAATCTCCTGTTTGTTGTCACTGCCGTCGCCACGGACACTCGTGCT GTGGGAGAGTTGGCAGGAATAGCAGTTGGAGCTACGGTTATGCTGAACATTCTTGTTGCAGG GCCATCAAGTGGTGGTTCAATGAATCCAGTGAGGTCTTTGGGACCAGCAGTAGCAGCAGGAACCTACAAAGATATATGGATTTATCTGGTGGCACCTACTCTAGGAGCCCTAGTTGGTGCTGCCACCTACACGGCTGTGAAGCTCCGGGAGGAAGAGGCTGATCCACCCCGTCAAGTCAGGAGCTTCCGACGCTAG
- the LOC7480360 gene encoding LOW QUALITY PROTEIN: phenolic glucoside malonyltransferase 1 (The sequence of the model RefSeq protein was modified relative to this genomic sequence to represent the inferred CDS: deleted 2 bases in 1 codon), producing the protein MAHVNSPHPPNHRIQPLKYLSLTFFDIFWLKFDPVERIFSYELTDLTPTMFNTEILPKLKHSLSLTLLRFLPLAGKLTWPSHVAKPIILYTPKDGVSLTVAESNNSADFDDLSSNEMHDAFLSHPYVPKLSTSDVKVSIIALQITLFPNKGFSIGCTTHHAVLDGKSSILFMKAWAHICKHNSCLLPTELIPFFDRTVVQDPEGIDIEYKMITPIEYLNNWSSINQAGGGSDSNARSLKPFPSKEVPPNSVRATFKFSREDIKKLRKRILSQLDKVSDKKDTEAIHLSSFAITLSYALVCLVKARGLKSDEKIKFGIAADCRARVDPPIPTNYFGNCVLLYVAVLAGSAMQDDGFVFVAQKVSEVIKGIEKAALEGAKEKVKKLMAIEPAAIPVGVAGSARFEVYGVDFGWGRPKNVEVTSIDRTGAVSMAESKSESGGVEIGLVLKKEVMEIFENLFVSGLKHV; encoded by the exons ATGGC TCATGTCAACTCACCCCACCCTCCGAATCACCGGATTCAGCCGTTGAAGTATCTCTCCCTCACTTTTTTCGACATTTTTTGGCTTAAATTTGACCCAGTTGAGCGCATCTTCTCCTATGAGCTCACTGATTTAACCCCTACTATGTTCAACACAGAAATCCTTCCCAAACTTAAACACTCCCTCTCTCTTACTCTCCTCCGCTTCCTCCCTCTTGCTGGC AAACTTACTTGGCCTTCACATGTCGCCAAACCCATCATTCTATACACTCCTAAAGATGGCGTTTCATTGACAGTTGCGGAGTCCAATAATAGTGCTGACTTTGATGATCTCTCAAGCAATGAAATGCATGATGCTTTTCTGTCACACCCTTATGTGCCCAAATTATCAACTTCTGATGTTAAAGTATCTATCATTGCTTTGCAGATCACTTTGTTCCCAAATAAAGGGTTTAGCATTGGTTGCACCACTCACCACGCTGTTCTTGATGGGAAATCCTCGATCTTGTTCATGAAGGCATGGGCTCACATATGCAAGCATAATTCATGTTTGTTGCCGACTGAGTTAATCCCTTTTTTTGATAGAACAGTTGTTCAAGATCCAGAGGGGATTGACATTGAATAC AAAATGATCACTCCTATTGAATACTTGAACAACTGGTCAAGCATTAATCAGGCAGGTGGAGGTTCAGATTCCAATGCTAGAAGCTTGAAACCATTTCCATCTAAAGAAGTTCCACCAAACTCGGTACGAGCAACATTCAAGTTTTCCCGAGAAGACATAAAGAAATTGAGGAAAAGGATCCTCTCTCAACTTGACAAGGTCTCTGATAAAAAAGACACAGAAGCAATCCATTTATCAAGTTTTGCGATCACACTTTCTTATGCATTAGTTTGCCTTGTGAAAGCTAGAGGCCTAAAAAGTGACGAAAAGATTAAGTTTGGAATTGCAGCAGACTGTAGGGCACGTGTGGATCCTCCGATACCTACAAATTATTTTGGCAATTGTGTTCTTCTTTATGTTGCTGTTTTAGCAGGATCTGCAATGCAAGATGATGGGTTTGTCTTCGTTGCACAAAAGGTTAGTGAGGTGATCAAAGGGATAGAGAAAGCAGCTCTTGAAGGAGCGAAGGAGAAGGTTAAAAAGCTTATGGCCATCGAGCCAGCTGCAATACCGGTTGGGGTTGCTGGGTCAGCCCGATTCGAGGTTTATGGGGTAGATTTCGGGTGGGGGAGGCCAAAGAACGTGGAGGTTACCAGCATAGATAGGACTGGAGCTGTTTCTATGGCAGAGAGCAAAAGTGAAAGTGGTGGCGTTGAGATTGGATTGGTTCTGAAGAAAGAAGTGATGGAGATATTTGAGAATTTGTTTGTTAGTGGCCTTAAACATGTTTAA
- the LOC7480361 gene encoding kinesin-like protein KIN-14E: MKLDVHSLMAQSIRSRRTSFNSTNGNEETPMHPSASFSNGDGYDSDGSNFDTPTPATLSMAIPAELAGAIPLIDKFQVEGFLKLMQKQIQSTGKRGFFSKKSVGPQVREKFTFEDMLCFQKDPIPTSVLKINGDLVSRATKLFQIILKYMGVDSSDRGAPASLDEQIELVGKLFKHTLKRAELRDEIFAQISKQTRNNPDRQYLIKAWELMYLCASSMPPSKEIGGYLSEYVHNVAYGASTDSEVQILALNTLNALKRSVKAGPRHTTPGREEIEALLTGRKLTTIVFFLDETFEEITYDMATTVSDAVEELSGLIKLSAFSSFSLFEYCKVVSGSKSSDPGNEEYIGLDDNKYIGDLLAEFKAAKDRSKGEILHCKLIFKKKLFRESDEAVTDPMFVQLSYVQLQHDYILGNYPVGREDAAQLSALQILVDIGFFGSQESSIDWTSLLERFLPRQIAITRGKREWELDILSRYHSMENLTKDDARQQFLRILRSLPYGNSVFFSVRKIDDPIGLLPGRIILGINKRGVHFFRPVPKEYLHSAELRDIMQFGSSNTAVFFKMRVAGVLHIFQFETKQGEEICVALQTHINDVMMRRYSKARTVASGSVNGDVLNNSNPTSVEVHEKRLNELSKTIEESQKKSEQLVEELHEKQNQEVKLQEQLEGLKDSLRSAKQNLAEVECDRDRLKSLCAEKDAAFQVVLSEKRSMETRLASLSNLTLEKNAKNDLVGANNQVLHKLQDELKLRNEELRAAEERMQRLGNENFLLEQKISRFARKVEEMEVVEKNIEQERQSLKLRVIELERKLEMVTRDLATSKSTLAIVNADLASLQNNLKELEDLREMKEDIDRKNEQTAAILKMQASQLAELEVLYKEEQVLRKRYFNTIEDMKGKIRVFCRLRPLSEKEISEKDRGLLTSTDEFTVEHPWKDDKAKQHVYDRVFDGNATQEDVFEDTRYLVQSAVDGYNVCIFAYGQTGSGKTFTVYGSEGNPGLTPRATSELFKVLRRDSNKFSFSLKAYMVELYQDTLVDLLLPKNMKRLKLDIKKDSKGMVSVENVTVVSITTFEELKNIIQRGSDRRHTSGTQMNEESSRSHLILSIVIESTNLQTQSVARGKLSFVDLAGSERIKKSGSSGSQLKEAQSINKSLSALGDVISALSSGGQHIPYRNHKLTMLMSDSLGGNAKTLMFVNVSPAESNLDESYNSLMYASRVRSIVNDPSKNVSSKEVARLKKLVAHWKEQAGKRGDDDDLEDIQEQRPVREKTDGRHSM; encoded by the exons aTGAAACTTGATGTGCATTCATTAATGGCTCAAAGTATAAGATCAAGAAGGACTTCTTTTAACTCCACTAATGGAAATGAAGAGACTCCTATGCACCCTTCTGCTTCTTTCTCAAATGGGGATGGATATGATAGCGATGGCTCCAATTTCGATACGCC TACACCAGCAACCCTTTCCATGGCTATTCCGGCAGAACTTGCTGGTGCTATACCATTGATTGATAAATTTCAG GTTGAGGGATTCTTAAAATTGATGCAGAAACAGATTCAATCCACTGGGAAACGTGGgttcttttctaaaaaatctgTAGGTCCACAAGTTCGGGAAAAATTCACATTCGAGGATATGCTGTGTTTCCAAAAG GATCCTATACCAACTTCGGTGCTTAAAATTAATGGTGACCTAGTAAGCCGTGCCACTAAACTGttccaaataattttgaagtacATGGGAGTTGATTCATCTGATCGAGGAGCTCCAGCAAGCTTAGATGAACAGATTGAGCTAGTTGGAAAATTGTTCAAGCACACACTGAAGCGTGCAGAACTTCGAGATGAAATTTTTGCTCAGATTTCAAAGCAAACAAGGAACAACCCTGACAG GCAATATTTGATTAAAGCATGGGAGCTAATGTACTTGTGTGCTTCTTCTATGCCTCCTAGCAAGGAAATTGGTGGATATTTATCTGAGTATGTCCATAATGTAGCATATGGTGCAAGTACTGATTCTGAGGTCCAAATCCTTGCATTAAATACACTAAATGCTTTGAAGCGTTCTGTCAAAGCTGGTCCTAGACATACAACACCAGGGCGTGAGGAAATTGAAGCTCTTCTAACTGGTCGAAAGCTTACaacaatagtgttttttttggaCGAAACTTTTGAAGAAATCACGTATGACATGGCAACGACAGTGTCCGATGCTGTTGAG GAACTTTCTGGGTTAATCAAGCTGTCAGCATTTTCTAGCTTCAGTCTTTTTGAATACTGTAAAGTTGTTTCTGGTTCGAAGTCATCTGATCCTGGGAATG AGGAGTACATTGGGTTAGATGATAACAAATATATTGGAGATTTGTTAGCGGAATTCAAGGCAGCCAAGGATCGAAGCAAGGGAGAAATTTTGCACTGCAAGCTGATATTTAAGAAAAAGCTATTTCGGGAGTCAGATGAAGCTGTAACAGATCCAATGTTTGTGCAATTATCATATGTTCAG TTGCAACATGACTATATATTGGGCAATTATCCTGTTGGGAGGGAGGATGCTGCGCAGTTGTCTGCATTGCAAATATTAGTTGACATTGGATTTTTCGGTAGTCAAGAATCATCCAT TGATTGGACCTCTCTCCTTGAGCGATTTCTACCCAGACAAATTGCAATTACACGAGGAAAGAGGGAATGGGAGTTGGATATTCTTTCTCGTTACCATTCCATG GAAAATCTGACAAAGGATGATGCAAGACAGCAATTTCTACGCATATTAAGGTCGCTTCCCTATGGCAATTCAGTTTTCTTCAGTGTTCGCAAGATTGATGATCCTATTGGACTTTTGCCTGGTCGGATTATTTTGGGCATTAACAAGCGAGGG GTGCACTTCTTCCGTCCAGTTCCAAAGGAATATTTACATTCAGCAGAATTAAGAGACATAATGCAGTTTGGTAGTAGCAATACTGCTGTTTTCTTCAAGATGAGAGTTGCAGGTGTTCTGCACATATTCCAGTTTGAAACCAAGCAG GGAGAAGAAATTTGTGTTGCTCTTCAAACACATATAAATGATGTCATGATGCGTCGTTATTCTAAAGCTCGGACTGTTGCTAGCGGCTCGGTGAATGGAGATGTTCTTAACAATTCTAACCCTACCAGTGTAGAAGTGCACGAAAAACGTTTAAACGAATTGTCAAAAACTATTGAAGAATCTCAGAAGAAATCTGAACAA TTAGTGGAAGAATTGCATGAGAAGCAAAATCAAGAAGTGAAATTGCAAGAGCAATTGGAGGGCTTGAAAGATTCCTTGAGATCAGCGAAGCAGAACTTGGCAGAAGTAGAGTGTGATCGTGATAGACTTAAGTCACTGTGTGCTGAAAAGGATGCAGCCTTTCAA GTTGTGTTGTCAGAAAAGAGGAGCATGGAAACCAGGTTGGCCAGCCTCAGTAATCTCACACTAGAGAAAAATGCCAAAAATGATTTAGTTGGAGCTAATAACCAG GTGTTGCATAAGCTCCAGGATGAATTGAAACTGCGGAATGAGGAACTGCGTGCAGCAGAAGAAAGGATGCAAAGATTGGGTAATGaaaattttttacttgaacAGAAGATCTCTAGGTTTGCAAGGAAAGTTGAAGAG ATGGAAGTTGTTGAGAAAAACATTGAGCAGGAACGCCAATCCTTAAAGCTTCGAGTGATTGAACTTGAACGGAAGCTGGAAATGGTCACACGAGATTTGGCCACTTCCAAATCAACTCTTGCAATTGTGAATGCAGATTTAGCTTCATTGCAGAACAATTTGAAGGAATTGGAGGATTTGAGAGAAATGAAAGAG GACATTGACAGAAAGAATGAGCAGACTGCTGCCATTTTGAAGATGCAAGCATCTCAACTTGCTGAGCTAGAAGTGCTTTATAAGGAAGAACAAGTTTTGCGGAAACGTTATTTTAATACCATAGAAG ATATGAAAGGCAAGATCAGGGTTTTCTGTCGGTTAAGGCCTCTAAGTGAGAAAGAGATTTCTGAAAAGGATAGAGGCCTGCTTACAAGCACAGATGAATTTACAGTTGAACATCCATGGAAAGATGATAAAGCAAAACAGCATGTATATGATCGAGTGTTTGATGGAAATGCTACCCAGGAAGATGTTTTTGAGGATACACGA TATTTAGTTCAGTCTGCTGTGGATGGTTACAATGTTTGCATATTTGCCTACGGCCAAACTGGTTCTGGGAAGACATTTACTGTTTATGGCTCTGAAGGCAATCCTGGACTGACACCACGTGCCACTTCAGaactttttaaagttttaagacGAGATAGCAACAAATTCTCATTTTCATTAAAG GCATATATGGTGGAGTTGTATCAAGATACGCTTGTGGACCTTCTATTACCAAAAAATATGAAGCGCCTAAAATTGgatattaaaaaagattcaaag GGTATGGTTTCTGTTGAAAATGTGACAGTTGTATCCATTACTACATTTgaagaattgaaaaacattattcagAGAGGATCTGATCGGCGGCATACATCTGGGACTCAAATGAATGAAGAAAGTTCAAGGTCTCATTTGATTCTTTCAATTGTTATTGAAAGTACTAACCTTCAAACTCAGTCAGTAGCAAGGGGAAAG TTAAGTTTTGTGGACCTTGCCGGTTCAGAAAGAATAAAGAAGTCAGGCTCTTCAGGTAGTCAACTTAAGGAAGCTCAAAGCATCAACAAGTCACTTTCAGCCCTCGGGGATGTCATTAGCGCGTTATCTTCTGGTGGTCAACACATACCTTATAGGAACCACAAGTTAACAATGTTAATGAGTGATTCCCTGGGTGGTAATGCAAAGACACTTATGTTCGTGAATGTATCTCCGGCCGAATCAAATTTAGACGAGTCTTACAATTCTCTAAT GTATGCATCAAGAGTTCGATCAATTGTTAATGATCCAAGCAAAAATGTATCGTCAAAAGAGGTTGCTCGGCTGAAAAAACTGGTTGCACATTGGAAAGAACAGGCGGGTAAGAGAGGGGATGATGATGATCTCGAAGATATTCAAGAACAAAGACCAGTGAGAGAGAAGACAGATGGTCGTCATTCGATGTAG